A single region of the Polymorphum gilvum SL003B-26A1 genome encodes:
- the ttcA gene encoding tRNA 2-thiocytidine(32) synthetase TtcA, giving the protein MTDGNATTAETDLDGAGEDGDCPALFRSAPSSVEFKKLRKRLLRQARQAIEDYAMLPARADGYPPKWLVCLSGGKDSYTLLAVLMDLKWRGLLPVDLIACNLDQAQPGFPADVLPAFFEKNAIKHVIVREDTYSIVTDKIPAHKTYCSLCSRLRRGILYRIAREQGCEAIVLGHHREDILETFFMNLFHGGRLASMPPKLLNDDGDLFVLRPLSYCSENDIARFARAMAFPIIPCNLCGSQDGLQREEIKRMLQAWEQQAPGRLGVMARALAHTRPSHLLDRSLYDFNGLSPRADAVEAASSSSEEPCGASLAMLGSLFAAQ; this is encoded by the coding sequence ACGACGGCCGAGACGGATCTCGACGGGGCGGGGGAAGACGGCGACTGCCCGGCGCTGTTCCGCTCCGCGCCGTCCTCGGTCGAGTTCAAGAAGCTGCGTAAGCGCCTGCTGCGCCAGGCCCGCCAGGCCATCGAGGACTACGCCATGCTGCCGGCCCGCGCGGACGGTTACCCCCCGAAATGGCTGGTCTGCCTGTCCGGCGGCAAGGACAGCTACACCCTGCTTGCCGTCCTCATGGACCTGAAATGGCGCGGATTACTGCCAGTAGATCTGATCGCCTGTAATCTGGATCAGGCTCAGCCGGGGTTTCCGGCCGATGTCCTGCCGGCCTTCTTCGAGAAGAACGCAATAAAGCACGTCATCGTGCGCGAGGACACCTATTCGATCGTCACCGACAAGATCCCTGCCCACAAGACCTATTGTTCACTGTGCTCACGGTTGCGTCGCGGAATCCTTTATCGCATCGCGAGAGAACAGGGGTGCGAGGCGATTGTACTCGGGCATCACCGCGAGGACATCCTCGAAACCTTCTTCATGAACCTGTTCCACGGCGGCAGGCTGGCATCGATGCCGCCGAAACTGCTTAACGACGACGGCGACCTGTTCGTTCTGCGTCCGCTATCCTATTGCTCCGAAAACGATATCGCCCGCTTCGCGCGTGCCATGGCGTTCCCGATCATCCCCTGCAACCTGTGCGGATCCCAGGACGGCCTGCAGCGCGAGGAGATCAAGCGCATGTTGCAGGCCTGGGAACAACAGGCGCCGGGCCGGCTCGGGGTCATGGCGCGCGCCCTCGCGCACACCCGCCCGTCGCATCTGCTCGATCGGTCCCTTTATGATTTCAATGGCTTGAGTCCAAGGGCTGATGCTGTCGAGGCAGCGTCCTCTAGTTCGGAGGAGCCTTGCGGCGCCAGCCTTGCGATGCTCGGTTCCCTGTTCGCCGCGCAGTAG